The nucleotide window AACAGGTTACTGCCGGGCGCGACGGTCCATTGCCGGCCGGCGACCGTCAGTTCAGGCATCGACACTCTCCCAGGCGGCGGCACATCGATTCCGGCCGTCTCGCTTGGCACGGTACAAGGCCTGGTCGGCACGTTGCAACGCGCTGTCCAGATCATCGTCCATTTCCAACAGTGTCATGCCCGCCGACAGGCTGAGGGCCCCCACCCGTAGACCGGTCAACTCGACGGCGGCAAACGCCAGGCGCAACCGCTCGCAACAAGCGGTCAGGCGCGCGGGGTCACAGGCGGGCAGGAGCATGACGAACTCTTCGCCGCCATAGCGCGCCAACACATCGCCTTCACGCAGGCAGGCCGTGGCAACGCTGGCGAAGGCCTGGAGCACCTGGTCGCCGGCAGCGTGGCCGTGCAGGTCGTTGATGCGTTTGAAATGGTCAAGATCGATCAAGGCCAGGCCATGGGCCATGTCCGGCTTGAGCGTGTTGAGTTCACGGGACGCCAGGCGCAGGAAATGCCGGCGATTGAACAGGCCGGTCAGTTCGTCGGTGGCCACCAGGTCTTCGAGCTGGCGCATCATGCCGCGCAGAGTGTCCTGGTGCGCCTGCAAGGCAAACCGTCGTTGACGCATGCGCTGGCGCGACGTCTGGACATAGCGGGCGTACAGCACCAGCCACACCAGCACGATAAACAGCACGCACACCTGCAAGCCGGCCAGCGTGGGGTCGGAAAGCCGGAAGAACCAGGCGTCCCATAAGGTGAGGCCGGTGAAACTGAAGAACACCAGCATCGCGCAACGCACAAAAGCCCGGCGCGACAGATGAAACAGCCCGAACAGCAGGATCAGTACATAGAACACCAGGAACAGGCCCCGGGCCTGGTCCAGGTGCCCCATCATCCAGGTCTGCCAGCCCAGGCCGATCAGGACTTGCACTTCGGTGAGACTGGGGTCGGCGAAACGCAGGTTGCGACCGCTGATGAACACTGCAAACAGCGCACCCTGGCACAGCACCACCAAGGCGCTGCCGATGATGACGCCGCGTAACGAGTCGAGGTAATGCCCACTGAAAAATGCCAGCCACAACAACACCAGCGCCAGCGCGTAAGTCGCGGCCGCCAGGGCGAAGCGTTTGAGCAGGAGACGTTGAATGGCGTTATGGGTCAATCGTTGACTCACCATGGGAAAGGAAACTGACAGGAGGCGTCCTACGCTACAGGCCAGACGCCACTTTAGTGGCGTGTAGGACAAATGACCATTCAATTCTGGAGCAGAAAAATGGCGTCAAAGCAATGACCCATATTGACGCAGTGTTCATTGCCCGACGCACACCCCTGTGCTGAGGGATTTATCTGCGGCAAGAGAATTTATCTGTGACTAGAAGATTTATCTGTGGTTAGAGGATTTATTTGTGGCGAGGGGATTTATCCCCGCTGGGCTGCGAAGCAGACCTAAAAGCTGCCGCTGCGGTGTGCCAGGTTAATGTGTACCCATCATTTAGGGCCGCTTCGCAGCCCAGCGGGGATAAATCCCCTCGCCACAGACAAATTCTGTTGCCACAGATAAATCCTATTGCCACAGATAAATCCCCTCGCCACAGGGGCTGCTTGCTCCCACAGGGTGTCCGCCTGCGATATACTGCCGCGCCTTTTTAGCGTCGCGCCAGCATGCCCGGCGTGTCTTAAGAGGTGCCGTCCGTCGACCGATGCACCCAAACGAACGGTACCTTATTGAATGTTCCCGTCTTAGAGAGGAGCGCGACTCATGACCGTGATCAAGCAAGACGACCTGATTCAGAGCGTTGCCGACGCCCTGCAGTTCATTTCCTATTACCACCCCGTGGACTTCATCCAGGCGATGCACGAAGCCTACCTGCGCGAAGAATCGCCAGCGGCCCGTGACTCCATGGCGCAGATTCTGATCAACTCGCGCATGTGCGCCACCGGTCATCGGCCGATCTGCCAGGACACCGGCATCGTGACCGTGTTCGTACGGGTGGGCATGGACGTGCGCTGGGACGGCGCGACCATGAGCCTGGACGACATGATCAACGAGGGCGTGCGTCGCGCCTACAACCTGCCGGAAAACGTCCTGCGCGCTTCCATCCTCGCCGACCCGGCCGGTGCGCGCAAAAACACCAAGGACAATACCCCGGCGGTCATCCACTACTCCATCGTTCCGGGCAA belongs to Pseudomonas sp. B21-028 and includes:
- a CDS encoding diguanylate cyclase, giving the protein MTHNAIQRLLLKRFALAAATYALALVLLWLAFFSGHYLDSLRGVIIGSALVVLCQGALFAVFISGRNLRFADPSLTEVQVLIGLGWQTWMMGHLDQARGLFLVFYVLILLFGLFHLSRRAFVRCAMLVFFSFTGLTLWDAWFFRLSDPTLAGLQVCVLFIVLVWLVLYARYVQTSRQRMRQRRFALQAHQDTLRGMMRQLEDLVATDELTGLFNRRHFLRLASRELNTLKPDMAHGLALIDLDHFKRINDLHGHAAGDQVLQAFASVATACLREGDVLARYGGEEFVMLLPACDPARLTACCERLRLAFAAVELTGLRVGALSLSAGMTLLEMDDDLDSALQRADQALYRAKRDGRNRCAAAWESVDA